A genomic region of Methanobacterium sp. SMA-27 contains the following coding sequences:
- a CDS encoding glycosyltransferase family 2 protein — MKISIVIPALNEEGIVGKTVRTVPVDKLNKHGLETEIIVVDNASTDNTAKEAEEAGAHVVLGSKRGYGNAYLAGFKEATGDIIVMGDADGTYPFPMTYEFIQPILKGEADFVMGSRLKGDIKEGAMPALHRYVGNPFLTWVLNKLFGAEISDAHCGMRAIKKETLKILDLKSGGMEFASEMVIEAARKNIKIAEIPITYYPREGESKLSSFADGWRHLRFMMLYRPTPFLLGPGLIALLVGLILTFTVALQGQSRLHTLILGSLLLIIGYQMLLAWIHFGAFGTVYGFSKSSGIIKKIMSYHSLGRELSVGLILLAAGVIGGLYVLYSWSAVGFGSLYQIQYAMMALILSILGIQTIFSGMFLSLLLLANDYKSD; from the coding sequence ATGAAAATTTCTATCGTTATACCGGCCCTCAATGAAGAGGGAATTGTTGGAAAAACTGTCCGAACTGTTCCAGTGGACAAACTAAATAAACATGGATTAGAAACTGAGATTATTGTTGTGGACAATGCATCCACGGACAATACTGCAAAGGAGGCAGAAGAAGCAGGTGCACATGTTGTATTAGGATCTAAAAGAGGATATGGAAATGCTTACCTTGCAGGTTTTAAAGAAGCAACAGGAGATATTATAGTTATGGGGGATGCTGATGGTACATACCCATTTCCTATGACCTATGAATTTATACAACCCATTTTAAAAGGAGAAGCAGATTTTGTAATGGGCTCTAGACTCAAGGGCGATATTAAGGAAGGTGCAATGCCCGCACTGCATAGATATGTTGGAAACCCATTTTTAACATGGGTTCTTAACAAACTTTTTGGTGCAGAAATATCAGATGCCCATTGTGGAATGAGAGCAATAAAAAAGGAAACCCTCAAAATTTTAGACCTTAAAAGTGGAGGTATGGAATTTGCATCTGAAATGGTTATTGAAGCTGCAAGAAAAAACATAAAAATTGCTGAAATTCCAATTACATATTATCCTCGCGAGGGAGAATCCAAGCTCAGTTCATTTGCAGATGGATGGAGACATTTAAGATTCATGATGCTTTACAGACCAACACCATTCCTGCTTGGACCGGGCCTTATTGCACTTTTAGTTGGTTTAATCTTAACTTTTACAGTTGCATTACAGGGTCAGTCAAGATTACATACTCTAATTTTAGGTAGTTTACTGCTTATAATAGGATATCAGATGCTTTTGGCTTGGATACACTTCGGTGCATTTGGAACAGTATATGGATTTTCCAAGAGCTCGGGGATCATAAAAAAGATCATGAGTTACCATTCCCTAGGAAGAGAACTCAGCGTCGGTCTGATATTACTTGCTGCAGGAGTTATTGGCGGTCTTTATGTACTTTACAGTTGGAGTGCAGTTGGATTTGGATCTCTATACCAGATCCAGTATGCTATGATGGCACTGATACTTTCAATCTTAGGAATTCAAACCATCTTCTCTGGAATGTTCCTGAGCCTGCTTTTACTTGCCAACGATTATAAATCTGATTAA
- a CDS encoding RAD55 family ATPase: MIPFIESGIPGFDELTKSDNGIGGIPENTATLIYGPAKTGKTIFSNQFTYKGLLNGEPCLYITTDQGAKQLEINMNDFQLPVEKYLDDESLYIIDTISDISNENPIRSKSIIPSYINNPTDIMVKVGSGIHFVYKNNPRFRSVLDSSTTLLAYNDNKLIIRVLKAYLMRIYGAGGTSIITYTEDSADRIVETMLKSIVDNIIRLDADELTVEAMKGVGKRSSPYKITEKGIVL, translated from the coding sequence ATGATCCCCTTTATAGAATCTGGAATTCCTGGATTTGATGAGCTAACCAAATCTGACAATGGAATTGGAGGAATCCCGGAAAATACCGCTACTTTAATTTATGGTCCTGCAAAGACTGGGAAAACAATTTTCAGCAATCAATTCACATACAAGGGACTTTTAAATGGAGAACCTTGTCTTTATATTACAACAGATCAAGGTGCTAAACAATTAGAAATCAATATGAATGATTTCCAGTTGCCTGTTGAAAAATATCTTGATGATGAAAGCCTTTACATTATCGATACTATATCTGATATTTCAAATGAAAATCCAATAAGATCTAAATCAATTATACCTTCTTACATCAACAATCCAACCGATATCATGGTCAAGGTTGGTTCTGGTATACATTTTGTCTATAAAAATAATCCAAGATTCAGGTCTGTACTAGATTCTTCAACAACACTCCTAGCATATAACGATAATAAACTAATAATACGTGTATTAAAAGCATATTTAATGAGGATCTACGGAGCAGGTGGAACTTCCATAATCACATACACCGAAGATTCAGCGGACAGGATAGTTGAAACTATGCTCAAATCCATTGTAGACAATATAATAAGATTGGATGCCGATGAGTTAACTGTTGAGGCTATGAAAGGAGTTGGAAAGAGAAGTTCACCCTACAAAATAACTGAAAAAGGAATTGTGTTATGA
- a CDS encoding DUF131 domain-containing protein, which translates to MVNYNSIILIGFAVIIIGFLLVFIGTALQSSSGSSKTEINTGGVILIGPIPIIFGNDKGTYNICSYICCNSHDNIILPILQRINLKRTHLIKLIYLQIILRTVKSLLRF; encoded by the coding sequence ATGGTTAACTATAATTCCATTATTTTAATTGGTTTTGCAGTAATAATAATTGGTTTTCTCTTGGTATTCATTGGAACTGCTCTGCAATCGTCCTCAGGATCTTCAAAAACAGAGATTAATACAGGGGGAGTTATTTTGATAGGTCCCATTCCTATAATATTTGGAAATGATAAAGGGACTTATAATATTTGCAGTTATATTTGCTGTAATTCTCATGATAATATCATACTTCCTATTTTACAGAGGATCAATCTAAAAAGAACTCACCTAATAAAACTTATATACCTCCAGATAATATTAAGAACTGTTAAATCTCTTTTAAGATTTTAA
- a CDS encoding DUF2206 domain-containing protein, with amino-acid sequence MLNRIKNLRAKEWFILTLLMLIITDLIIILNLPLLRDIIPFLFFTIVPGFLIITILKLNKIEFLKKAILSIGLSVSVLLGVGLLLNSFYPLLSKPLALIPVLLSLNITTIILTYFAYQRNENDIDTCSIFNFNFKMGDKLLSPILFPVLFPFMAVLGTYLMNTSVNNVIILLMLFLIPPYLVVVAYLKDRIHPITYPIALFMIGIGLILMHSLTSFNILGRDVHQEFYVFQLTLSNFHWNINDFYNPYNACLSISILPTIYYVLTNMNPDYIFKLLFALLGSILPLMVFTVAKKYLDIKYAFFASLLFVFQVFFINIVGAVRQEVAIIFFFLAVMVLFDTFGTTKFESSWTKKILFLILVFSMIISHYTTSYVAFVILVPILLLPFLKNLYNKRKFTTKNFDVLIIYLVFIILWFFLYAKVQFLAGTEVIQSTVAATVAATGSGNGTLDFVNGREGTVLSVLGIGIKNIPNLIAVIVNDLIFATIGIGLITMLVKYRRVLKGKTKNLYQEIRLLDSKLVLGSFLSFSLLAMFLLLPSVSFFYGSDRLFFQLLIFTVPIFIIGAIKIAQIMNKVIKKPDFKVALILILIISLFICNTHLQYEFTGIPFSPEYDKIGIPRGELYIYNGELATAEWIENYHYDDIRTYSDAVGFTRLYITDPEFKFVGINFNNKTINGYIYMGNANVNEGKLYDSIDTQVKVQKYSYFFNNKSRIYDAKYGQIWL; translated from the coding sequence ATGTTAAATCGTATTAAAAACTTACGTGCCAAAGAATGGTTTATACTAACCCTTTTAATGTTAATTATTACAGATCTGATTATAATATTGAATCTACCCCTTTTAAGGGATATCATACCCTTTTTATTCTTTACCATTGTTCCAGGATTTTTGATAATTACCATTTTAAAACTTAATAAGATAGAATTTTTAAAAAAAGCCATTCTATCCATTGGTTTAAGCGTATCTGTACTTCTTGGTGTTGGACTATTATTAAATAGCTTTTATCCATTGTTATCTAAACCATTGGCATTGATTCCTGTCCTTTTATCTTTGAATATAACAACCATAATTCTTACCTACTTTGCTTATCAAAGAAATGAGAATGATATTGATACATGTTCAATATTTAATTTCAACTTTAAAATGGGTGATAAACTGTTATCACCAATACTTTTTCCTGTTTTGTTCCCATTTATGGCAGTTCTTGGAACTTACCTAATGAACACTTCGGTGAACAACGTAATTATACTGTTAATGCTTTTTTTGATACCTCCATATTTGGTTGTGGTTGCTTATCTTAAAGATAGGATTCATCCTATTACTTATCCAATTGCCCTTTTTATGATAGGTATCGGACTGATTTTAATGCACTCATTAACATCGTTCAATATTTTAGGTCGTGATGTCCACCAGGAATTCTATGTTTTCCAACTAACCCTTTCAAATTTCCATTGGAATATTAATGACTTTTACAACCCGTACAATGCATGTTTGAGCATTTCAATATTACCTACAATTTATTATGTACTTACAAACATGAATCCAGATTATATATTCAAACTTTTATTTGCGTTACTGGGAAGTATTCTACCATTGATGGTGTTTACAGTTGCAAAGAAATATTTGGATATTAAATATGCCTTCTTTGCATCGCTCTTATTTGTGTTTCAGGTCTTTTTCATAAATATTGTTGGTGCTGTAAGACAGGAAGTAGCAATAATCTTCTTCTTTTTAGCAGTGATGGTGCTTTTCGATACTTTTGGAACAACCAAATTTGAAAGCTCATGGACAAAAAAAATATTATTCCTGATCTTGGTATTTTCCATGATAATATCTCACTACACAACATCCTATGTTGCATTTGTTATATTAGTCCCAATATTACTTTTACCATTTTTAAAGAATTTATATAATAAAAGGAAGTTTACAACAAAAAATTTTGATGTTTTAATCATTTATCTTGTATTTATAATTTTATGGTTTTTCCTTTATGCAAAGGTTCAGTTTTTAGCAGGAACCGAAGTGATTCAATCTACAGTAGCAGCAACAGTAGCAGCAACTGGTTCAGGTAATGGAACCTTAGACTTTGTAAATGGCAGAGAGGGAACTGTACTAAGTGTGTTAGGTATTGGAATAAAAAATATTCCAAACTTGATAGCTGTGATTGTAAATGATCTTATCTTTGCAACCATTGGAATTGGTTTAATCACAATGCTAGTAAAGTATCGAAGAGTTTTAAAGGGTAAAACAAAAAATTTATACCAAGAAATTAGATTATTGGACTCAAAACTTGTACTCGGAAGCTTCTTATCCTTTTCATTACTGGCCATGTTTCTATTACTGCCATCTGTATCGTTCTTCTACGGTTCGGACCGTTTATTCTTCCAGCTTTTAATCTTCACAGTTCCAATCTTCATTATCGGGGCCATTAAAATTGCTCAGATAATGAATAAAGTAATTAAAAAACCTGATTTTAAGGTGGCATTGATATTGATACTCATAATCTCACTGTTTATATGTAACACCCATCTTCAATATGAATTCACCGGAATTCCATTTTCACCAGAATATGATAAAATAGGGATACCACGAGGCGAACTATATATCTATAATGGTGAATTGGCAACTGCAGAATGGATTGAAAATTATCATTACGATGATATAAGAACATATTCTGATGCAGTTGGTTTTACCCGCCTATATATAACAGACCCTGAATTTAAATTTGTAGGCATAAACTTCAATAATAAAACAATTAATGGATACATCTATATGGGAAATGCAAATGTTAACGAAGGCAAACTCTATGATAGCATTGATACACAGGTAAAGGTCCAAAAATACAGTTACTTCTTCAACAATAAAAGCAGGATATATGATGCCAAATATGGCCAAATATGGCTTTAA
- a CDS encoding THUMP domain-containing protein encodes MIKSTENFDMVVMFDYTDREDGKEELLGIEELEQTLENVTPVLYIKETESIDVVLVELGTDSVEVANKINNTPTKIISRVVPINTVVGTSQKSIINKIKELSVDLTKPNDTFLIKCYEENKNNINCQKIRKHVMNEFINMDLTFSEKNPKWVVYIEIIGENTGLSILESSDFNENNPIN; translated from the coding sequence ATGATCAAGTCAACAGAAAATTTTGATATGGTTGTGATGTTTGACTATACAGATCGTGAAGATGGAAAAGAGGAATTACTAGGAATTGAAGAACTTGAACAAACATTAGAAAATGTTACACCAGTGTTATATATTAAAGAAACTGAATCTATTGATGTGGTTTTAGTCGAATTAGGAACCGATTCAGTTGAAGTTGCAAATAAAATTAATAACACACCCACAAAAATAATATCCCGAGTAGTACCAATTAACACTGTTGTTGGAACAAGCCAAAAATCTATTATTAATAAAATTAAGGAATTATCTGTCGATTTAACCAAACCGAATGATACCTTTCTGATCAAATGCTACGAAGAGAATAAAAATAATATAAATTGTCAAAAAATTAGAAAACATGTTATGAACGAGTTCATAAATATGGATTTAACATTTAGTGAGAAAAATCCTAAATGGGTAGTGTATATAGAGATTATTGGGGAAAATACTGGTTTGAGTATTTTAGAATCTTCAGATTTTAATGAAAATAATCCTATAAATTAA
- a CDS encoding RAD55 family ATPase, whose product MIPTIESGIPGFDKLTVSKSSIGGIPERSTTLVYGPPKTGKSIFCNQFAYHGLLNGEACIYLTLDQGLKHMKSNMMDFEWYIQNYIQNQTLYVIDGISQLSGVKFENTNNIKSSSVGNPADIMVKVGIGSRFVYKKSENFRSILDSLNTMLAFNPDQMVIRVLKAYLRRISEAGGTGLIVYTESAADPETEKELLSLFDNTIRLDGDSISIESHNEENLIDKFESTYTITDKGIVINKKNPS is encoded by the coding sequence ATGATTCCAACCATTGAATCAGGTATTCCCGGATTTGATAAACTAACAGTATCAAAAAGTAGTATTGGGGGAATTCCTGAGAGATCAACAACTTTAGTATATGGTCCTCCTAAAACTGGTAAATCAATATTTTGCAACCAATTCGCGTATCATGGGCTATTAAATGGAGAAGCTTGTATTTATTTGACATTAGATCAGGGGTTAAAACATATGAAATCAAACATGATGGATTTTGAGTGGTATATCCAGAATTATATCCAAAATCAGACTTTATATGTTATTGATGGTATTTCACAGCTATCAGGTGTAAAGTTTGAAAATACCAACAATATAAAATCTTCATCTGTTGGTAACCCCGCAGATATTATGGTTAAAGTTGGTATAGGATCAAGATTTGTTTACAAAAAATCTGAAAACTTCAGATCTATACTTGACTCTCTTAACACAATGCTTGCATTCAACCCTGATCAGATGGTTATAAGGGTTTTAAAGGCCTACCTTAGACGTATCAGTGAAGCCGGAGGAACAGGACTCATAGTCTATACAGAAAGTGCAGCAGATCCAGAAACTGAAAAAGAACTTTTATCACTTTTTGATAATACAATAAGATTAGATGGAGATTCTATTTCAATTGAATCCCATAATGAAGAAAATTTAATCGATAAATTTGAATCAACCTATACAATCACAGACAAAGGCATAGTAATTAACAAAAAAAACCCATCTTAA
- a CDS encoding glycosyltransferase family 4 protein: MKIIQTPVRFYPFTGGVENYVYYMSKELVRLGHDVKVICANEPPSKKEDKVDGIDIKRLSYIAKIANTNITPGFPFALDREDYDIMHTHIPTPWSADWSSIISKFKKKPLVVTYHNDIIGSGIANYIAKFYNSTALKSLLNNADKIIITQPNYIKYSLYLDKYEDKIEVVPNGVDVEKFKPLNISKTKNTLFFLSLLDEFHKYKGLDFLLKAIVIVKNSIPDINLVIGGKGALLDYYRKMVVDLGLTKNVEFHGFIPEEKIVEYYNRSSIFVLPSISSLQEGFGIVVLEAMACETPVISTEIVGVAADVKKSNSGIIIPPKDADQLAEAIIKILNDKNPEIMGSNGRKLVKEKYTWSGIAVNTEKIYNKLI; this comes from the coding sequence ATGAAGATCATTCAAACACCGGTACGGTTCTATCCATTTACAGGTGGCGTAGAAAATTATGTTTATTATATGTCCAAGGAACTGGTTAGATTAGGCCATGATGTTAAGGTTATTTGTGCTAACGAACCTCCATCTAAGAAAGAAGATAAGGTGGATGGTATCGATATTAAAAGGTTATCCTACATAGCAAAAATTGCAAATACAAATATAACTCCAGGATTTCCCTTTGCACTTGATAGAGAAGATTATGATATAATGCACACACATATACCAACTCCATGGAGTGCTGACTGGAGCAGTATTATCTCAAAATTTAAAAAAAAGCCTCTTGTGGTTACTTATCATAATGATATAATAGGAAGTGGAATTGCAAATTATATTGCCAAGTTCTATAATTCCACAGCTCTCAAGTCATTATTAAATAATGCAGATAAAATCATTATAACACAACCCAATTACATCAAATATTCACTGTATTTGGATAAATATGAGGATAAAATTGAGGTTGTGCCCAATGGAGTGGATGTTGAAAAGTTCAAACCATTAAACATAAGCAAAACTAAAAACACACTTTTCTTCCTCAGCCTTTTAGATGAATTCCACAAATATAAAGGTCTTGATTTCCTATTAAAGGCAATAGTTATTGTAAAAAACTCCATACCTGATATAAACTTAGTTATTGGGGGTAAAGGTGCGTTACTGGATTATTATCGTAAAATGGTGGTAGATTTAGGATTAACAAAAAATGTTGAATTCCATGGCTTTATTCCAGAGGAGAAAATAGTTGAATATTACAACAGGTCCAGTATATTTGTACTCCCATCCATATCTTCGTTACAGGAAGGGTTTGGAATAGTTGTTCTTGAAGCTATGGCTTGTGAAACTCCCGTTATCAGTACTGAAATTGTTGGTGTGGCTGCTGATGTTAAAAAAAGTAATTCTGGGATAATAATTCCTCCAAAAGATGCCGATCAATTAGCCGAAGCCATTATTAAAATTTTAAACGACAAAAATCCAGAAATAATGGGAAGTAATGGTAGAAAACTTGTAAAAGAGAAATACACATGGTCTGGAATTGCAGTGAACACTGAAAAGATTTATAATAAATTAATTTAA
- a CDS encoding methyl-coenzyme M reductase family protein gives MYKILVYSGGVYRFDEVLECVEDIGGIVLKKDEFNISRGSYFISQEVHVFIVTPDEGLDELKQIATDLKGDIEEINIDDEIRISVVSILPVYNLLCKAKNWVDINYLADAIECPCINGICKEFNDISCHENLEKTLDDMCRMEIAEKRTLSNVIEYRIKEE, from the coding sequence ATGTATAAAATTCTTGTTTATAGTGGTGGAGTTTATAGATTTGATGAAGTTTTAGAGTGTGTAGAAGACATAGGAGGAATTGTACTAAAAAAGGATGAATTTAATATTAGTAGAGGATCCTATTTTATCTCACAGGAAGTACATGTATTCATTGTAACGCCTGATGAAGGTTTAGATGAACTTAAACAAATCGCTACCGATTTAAAAGGTGATATTGAAGAGATAAATATTGATGATGAAATAAGAATTTCAGTGGTGTCCATTTTACCAGTTTACAATCTTTTATGTAAGGCAAAAAATTGGGTAGATATCAATTATTTGGCGGACGCAATTGAATGTCCATGTATAAATGGGATTTGTAAGGAATTTAACGATATTTCTTGCCATGAAAATCTGGAAAAAACACTTGATGATATGTGTAGAATGGAAATTGCAGAAAAAAGAACCCTATCAAATGTTATTGAATATCGCATCAAAGAAGAATAA
- a CDS encoding roadblock/LC7 domain-containing protein produces MSKTKKEKLDDVLAGLIKVGQIKACGIVSKEGLLINSITPPDVDARIFSALCSTIMGAAEAASGQMITGAVSQISVKTEKGTIVLLPAGIKAILTVLTDPEAQIGLIFFEMENRAAQVDEILKEM; encoded by the coding sequence ATGAGCAAAACTAAAAAAGAAAAACTGGATGATGTGCTTGCAGGTTTAATAAAGGTGGGGCAGATAAAGGCCTGTGGAATTGTTTCTAAGGAAGGTCTTTTAATAAATTCAATAACACCACCAGACGTTGATGCCAGAATATTTTCTGCACTTTGCTCCACAATAATGGGAGCTGCCGAAGCAGCATCAGGACAAATGATAACTGGGGCAGTATCTCAAATATCAGTTAAAACTGAAAAGGGAACTATTGTTCTTCTCCCTGCAGGTATTAAAGCTATCCTTACAGTTCTAACAGATCCTGAGGCCCAGATTGGACTGATATTTTTTGAAATGGAAAACAGGGCTGCACAAGTTGATGAAATTCTTAAGGAGATGTGA
- a CDS encoding glycosyltransferase family 4 protein — translation MKIAFIYDAVYPWVKGGAEKRVYELAIKLAQRGNEVHWYSIGWWWPENGKKDMVMDGIHLHGVSNPIDLYSNDRRSIKEALLFALKLFTPIMKEKFDVVDCQGFPFFSCFTAKIHSMTGKSRLIITLHEVWGDYWYEYLGKLGIFGKLIERTMLGLTDNLITVSYKTQKDLREIKKSERSIVIPNGIDFNHIQSIKPSDEISDIIFAGRLIKEKNVDILIKSIQIVKQKSPNVRCMIVGDGPERSKLEELSFNLKIQENIEFMGFTENYDDLIGYMKSSSVFVLPSIREGFGIVVIEANACGLPVVVVNHKMNAAVDLVQDGINGFRADASPEDIADKIIKSIENKEKMESKCIDNSEEYDWNKIVDALEKVYMEIL, via the coding sequence ATGAAAATAGCCTTTATTTACGATGCAGTGTATCCATGGGTTAAGGGCGGTGCAGAAAAAAGGGTTTATGAACTTGCTATAAAGCTAGCACAACGTGGAAATGAAGTACACTGGTATTCCATAGGATGGTGGTGGCCTGAAAATGGTAAAAAAGATATGGTCATGGATGGAATTCATCTCCACGGTGTTTCCAATCCTATTGATCTCTATTCAAACGATAGAAGATCAATTAAAGAAGCATTGCTTTTTGCTTTAAAACTCTTCACCCCAATTATGAAGGAAAAATTTGATGTTGTCGATTGCCAAGGATTTCCATTTTTTTCGTGTTTCACAGCTAAGATTCATTCAATGACAGGGAAGTCCAGACTCATAATCACATTACACGAGGTATGGGGAGATTACTGGTATGAATACCTTGGAAAACTGGGAATATTTGGAAAGCTCATTGAAAGAACCATGCTTGGCTTAACAGATAACCTGATAACAGTATCATATAAAACACAGAAGGATCTGAGGGAAATAAAAAAATCTGAAAGATCCATTGTAATTCCCAATGGAATTGATTTTAACCATATACAGTCAATCAAGCCTTCTGATGAAATTTCAGACATAATATTTGCAGGTAGACTAATTAAAGAAAAGAATGTGGATATTTTAATTAAATCCATTCAAATTGTTAAACAAAAGAGTCCCAATGTTCGATGCATGATTGTTGGAGATGGCCCAGAAAGATCCAAACTTGAAGAATTATCATTTAACCTTAAAATTCAGGAAAACATAGAATTTATGGGTTTCACTGAAAATTACGATGATTTAATCGGTTATATGAAATCATCCAGTGTTTTTGTTCTTCCATCAATAAGGGAAGGTTTTGGTATTGTTGTTATTGAAGCCAATGCATGTGGTTTACCAGTGGTAGTGGTTAATCATAAAATGAACGCGGCTGTTGACTTGGTTCAAGATGGTATTAATGGTTTTAGGGCAGATGCTTCACCCGAAGATATTGCAGATAAAATAATTAAATCCATTGAAAATAAAGAAAAAATGGAAAGTAAATGTATTGATAATTCAGAAGAATATGACTGGAACAAAATTGTTGATGCACTTGAAAAGGTTTATATGGAAATTTTATGA
- a CDS encoding ATPase domain-containing protein — MKKTHIPKLDSFIGGGIPVGSSIIFCAVPGVECEAFGYQILNGIVEDGYNGFICTNVTEPSNIVYEFSKYGWNLEKFLDEKRVFFVDGCSKLMGVPSMGKYSIDEFSQIEEMVLKAIGDIPNGVGVINNLSTLIDYIDEDKIIDIIGRWNKRAKEKKVILVYIFTKWDYSPELINTLTSSVDCTVSLTSIEERVIIGQGFMVTSASWTEPQKNMVLFFVLQPGGVKIYIPKILVTGPYNSGKSSFVKSISIESVSVDKMALEKFPTTIAMDIGHVDHKGFIADIFGTPGQERFDLMLDILAKESVGAFILIDSSAPQTFARAKEMINKTQAEAIPKIIVANKQDLPGALNPEQIRERMKLDNSIPIIPTVVTENTGVEEALDTLLKILYGE, encoded by the coding sequence ATGAAAAAAACACACATCCCTAAACTGGATTCATTTATTGGTGGAGGAATCCCTGTTGGATCATCTATTATTTTCTGTGCAGTACCCGGGGTTGAATGTGAAGCATTTGGCTACCAGATTTTAAACGGGATAGTTGAAGATGGATATAATGGTTTTATTTGTACAAATGTTACTGAACCATCGAATATAGTATATGAATTCAGCAAGTATGGATGGAACCTTGAAAAATTCCTAGATGAAAAAAGAGTTTTCTTTGTTGATGGATGCTCAAAACTCATGGGAGTCCCTTCCATGGGCAAATATTCCATAGATGAATTTTCCCAGATAGAAGAAATGGTACTCAAAGCAATTGGTGATATACCCAACGGTGTTGGAGTTATAAATAATTTATCAACGTTAATTGATTATATAGATGAAGATAAAATCATTGATATAATAGGCAGGTGGAACAAACGTGCCAAGGAAAAAAAAGTTATTTTAGTGTATATTTTTACCAAATGGGATTACTCACCCGAATTGATCAATACATTAACCAGTTCAGTTGACTGTACAGTGAGTTTAACAAGTATCGAAGAACGTGTAATTATTGGCCAGGGCTTTATGGTTACTAGTGCATCTTGGACTGAACCCCAGAAGAACATGGTACTCTTTTTTGTACTACAACCCGGTGGTGTGAAAATATATATTCCCAAGATACTTGTGACCGGACCATACAACTCTGGAAAATCAAGTTTTGTAAAATCTATATCAATAGAATCTGTTTCTGTTGATAAAATGGCTTTAGAAAAGTTTCCAACTACAATTGCTATGGATATTGGACACGTTGATCACAAGGGATTCATAGCAGATATATTTGGAACTCCAGGACAGGAACGTTTTGACCTTATGCTTGATATTCTAGCCAAAGAATCTGTTGGAGCATTTATATTAATAGATTCCAGTGCACCTCAAACATTTGCAAGGGCAAAGGAAATGATCAATAAAACCCAAGCAGAAGCCATTCCTAAAATTATTGTAGCAAATAAACAAGATTTACCCGGTGCTCTAAACCCTGAACAAATTAGAGAAAGAATGAAACTTGATAATAGCATTCCTATAATTCCCACAGTCGTAACTGAAAACACAGGTGTTGAAGAAGCGCTTGATACACTCTTAAAAATATTGTATGGTGAATAA